The following are encoded together in the Drosophila sechellia strain sech25 chromosome 3R, ASM438219v1, whole genome shotgun sequence genome:
- the LOC6607600 gene encoding spaetzle-processing enzyme isoform X2, whose amino-acid sequence MSDRHKVYILILLQAIFFIHLAECVRLSSCQKDEKCTRLVSCSPLMNILRPRGMTQAEKDVFANRQCGLDPNGRELLHMVYVCCPELGDVLPSKQTCGKTTPVLGFRGAENAELKEYPWMVLLLYENRLSLTWNQRTGCVGSLINSRYVLTAAHCVTGGYLTHNDLVLKSVRLGESNSDSITSVSRWPHLDVEVGHTTVHQGFTSSGGTYHNDIALLRLRIPLRYTKQIQPICLLDADFPLNDLNLQVTGWDPTKSSQSVITSTIKERNPVDCLNGYTSFRHASQLCAGGQRKRDTCAGISGSPLMGIMESGVDEFVFLAGIASYGQQYCYTAGIPGVYTKIYHFLEWIKANLAP is encoded by the exons ATGTCGGACAGACATAAAGTTTATATTTTGATTCTTCTTCAGGCCATTTTCTTCATCCATTTGGCTGAGTGTG TTCGGTTATCAAGCTGCCAAAAAGATGAGAAATGCACCAGACTGGTTAGCTGCTCACCGCTTATGAACATCCTAAGGCCCCGGGGCATGACCCAGGCGGAGAAAGATGTGTTTGCAAACAGGCAGTGTGGCCTGGACCCCAATGGACGCGAGTTGTTGCACATGGTTTATGTCTGCTGCCCAGAGTTGGGTGACGTCTTGCCCAGCAAACAGACCTGTGGAAAAACGACTCCAGTGCTCGGATTTCGGGGTGCCGAGAACGCAGAGCTCAAGGAGTACCCTTGGATGGTACTGCTGCTATATGAGAATCGGCTATCCTTGACGTGGAATCAGCGAACGGGTTGTGTGGGCTCGCTGATCAACAGTCGCTATGTGCTGACCGCTGCCCACTGCGTGACCGGTGGCTACTTGACGCACAATGACCTGGTGCTGAAGAGTGTGCGCCTGGGCGAGTCCAACAGCGACAGCATCACCTCGGTAAGCAGGTGGCCACATCTGGATGTGGAGGTGGGGCATACAACAGTGCATCAGGGTTTCACTTCGAGTGGCGGAACTTACCACAACGACATCGCCCTCCTCCGACTGCGAATCCCACTGCG ATACACGAAACAGATCCAACCCATTTGTCTACTGGACGCCGACTTTCCCCTAAACGACTTGAATTTGCAAGTCACAGGCTGGGATCCGACTAAAAGCAGTCAATCGGTGATCACCAGCACGATCAAGGAAAGGAATCCTGTTGATTGTTTGAATGGCTATACCAGCTTTCGCCACGCGTCCCAATTATGCGCCGGTGGTCAGCGGAAAAGGGACACCTGTGCGGGCATCTCAGGCAGTCCGCTAATGGGCATCATGGAAAGCGGCGTCGACGAGTTCGTCTTTTTGGCAGGCATTGCCTCATATGGACAACAATATTGCTACACTGCTGGTATTCCAGGTGTTTACACAAAAATTTACCACTTTTTGGAATGGATCAAGGCGAATTTGGCTCCctaa
- the LOC6607600 gene encoding spaetzle-processing enzyme isoform X1: MNILRPRGMTQAEKDVFANRQCGLDPNGRELLHMVYVCCPELGDVLPSKQTCGKTTPVLGFRGAENAELKEYPWMVLLLYENRLSLTWNQRTGCVGSLINSRYVLTAAHCVTGGYLTHNDLVLKSVRLGESNSDSITSVSRWPHLDVEVGHTTVHQGFTSSGGTYHNDIALLRLRIPLRYTKQIQPICLLDADFPLNDLNLQVTGWDPTKSSQSVITSTIKERNPVDCLNGYTSFRHASQLCAGGQRKRDTCAGISGSPLMGIMESGVDEFVFLAGIASYGQQYCYTAGIPGVYTKIYHFLEWIKANLAP; the protein is encoded by the exons ATGAACATCCTAAGGCCCCGGGGCATGACCCAGGCGGAGAAAGATGTGTTTGCAAACAGGCAGTGTGGCCTGGACCCCAATGGACGCGAGTTGTTGCACATGGTTTATGTCTGCTGCCCAGAGTTGGGTGACGTCTTGCCCAGCAAACAGACCTGTGGAAAAACGACTCCAGTGCTCGGATTTCGGGGTGCCGAGAACGCAGAGCTCAAGGAGTACCCTTGGATGGTACTGCTGCTATATGAGAATCGGCTATCCTTGACGTGGAATCAGCGAACGGGTTGTGTGGGCTCGCTGATCAACAGTCGCTATGTGCTGACCGCTGCCCACTGCGTGACCGGTGGCTACTTGACGCACAATGACCTGGTGCTGAAGAGTGTGCGCCTGGGCGAGTCCAACAGCGACAGCATCACCTCGGTAAGCAGGTGGCCACATCTGGATGTGGAGGTGGGGCATACAACAGTGCATCAGGGTTTCACTTCGAGTGGCGGAACTTACCACAACGACATCGCCCTCCTCCGACTGCGAATCCCACTGCG ATACACGAAACAGATCCAACCCATTTGTCTACTGGACGCCGACTTTCCCCTAAACGACTTGAATTTGCAAGTCACAGGCTGGGATCCGACTAAAAGCAGTCAATCGGTGATCACCAGCACGATCAAGGAAAGGAATCCTGTTGATTGTTTGAATGGCTATACCAGCTTTCGCCACGCGTCCCAATTATGCGCCGGTGGTCAGCGGAAAAGGGACACCTGTGCGGGCATCTCAGGCAGTCCGCTAATGGGCATCATGGAAAGCGGCGTCGACGAGTTCGTCTTTTTGGCAGGCATTGCCTCATATGGACAACAATATTGCTACACTGCTGGTATTCCAGGTGTTTACACAAAAATTTACCACTTTTTGGAATGGATCAAGGCGAATTTGGCTCCctaa